In Gammaproteobacteria bacterium, the sequence GCCAGTGCTCCGCGGCGGGATAGGTCCCGGGAAAAATCGTCTTGAACCGGAACCCTCCCTCGCGCCCGCTTGGCACTATCGCCCAGCCCTGGAAGTCGGGATCCAGCGGCGCCCGGTTGCGATCCCGGGGGTGCCGGTAGCGCCCGGCGGCATTCGCCTGCCACAGATCCACCGTTGCATCCTCGATGGGTTTTCCTTCGGTATCCATCACCCGTCCCTGAATGATAATCACCCTGCCCTTGGCAACCCCTGTCCGCCCCTCCACCCGGGTCAGATCGAAATCCCGGTCTTTCTGCGCGGACAGCGGATAGAAGGGACCCTCGGTCTCGGGCGGCGTTGGCGGTCCGGCGCGCAACAGGCGGGCAAACATCGCCAGCGGCAGGCCGAGCAGGAGACTCTTCAATACAGTTCTGCGATTTTTCATAGGCATGGTATCAGGGTCTGTTACGGCTACGGTTGATCGGCAGTGGCATAGCCGGCTCGCGGGGGCAGCACGCGTATACTATGCCTGCCCCGCGATCCTGGCGGGAACGGCGGAGTTAATTGTGAAACATCACGCCAATACCGAACTGGATCCGAGAC encodes:
- a CDS encoding protocatechuate 3,4-dioxygenase yields the protein MKNRRTVLKSLLLGLPLAMFARLLRAGPPTPPETEGPFYPLSAQKDRDFDLTRVEGRTGVAKGRVIIIQGRVMDTEGKPIEDATVDLWQANAAGRYRHPRDRNRAPLDPDFQGWAIVPSGREGGFRFKTIFPGTYPAAEHWLRPPHIHFKVTKSGYVRLVTQMYFPGQPLNDADLLLMQKSDAEAAQMIATRIPDSESAGLETYVYNIVLQQADAANAEARVEITS